DNA sequence from the Burkholderia pyrrocinia genome:
CTTCCTGCGCAGCCTGCAGATGTGGCTGTCGATCGTGCGTTCCATCACACTCACATCGGCCATGCACGCATCGAGCAGTTCGCCGCGCGTGAAGACGCGGCTCGGCGATCTCGCCATGTACGCGAGCAGCCGGAATTCGGTCAGCGTTAGAGCAATCTGCACCTCGGCCGATTCCGTCCGCACGCGCGCCAGATAGCTTTCGGTGTCGATCTCCAGATCGCCGACCCGCAGCATGCGCGCGGTCGGTGGCTTGCCCGCGCGGCGCAGGATCGCGCGAAGCCGCGCGACGACCTCGGCCGGGTTGAACGGCTTGACGATGTAGTCGTCCGCGCCGGAGCGCAATGCCTGCAGCCGGTCGAGGTCTCGATCGAACGCGGTGATGACGACGACCGGCGTATTGCAGCGCCGCCGAAGCTCGGCGAGCACATCCCAGCCGTTCTTTTGCGGCATCTTCACGTCGAGCAGGATCAGGTCGGGCTTCAGGTGAGGTTGAACGTCGAGCACCGCCTGCCCGTCCGCGACGCGGTAGGTGCGAAAGCCGTCGTGCGTCAGGTACGAGTCGAGGATGTCGGAGATCTCGGGTTCGTCTTCTGCAATCAGTATCAGGGAATTCGTCATTGGGTTTGCCGTGCGATGTCGAACCATCGGAGCAGCCCGTTGCCGGGCTGAATCGCGCTGCGCCGTTCCGCATGCCGCCGCGGAAGGCGCCGCGCCCGTCGTTCAGTTCTGCACCACGCTCGTTGAAGGTGCGACATCCTGTTCCGTCAGGCCGCCGCCGAGCGCCTTGTACAGCGCGACGGCATTGCCGAGCTCGCTGCGACGCAGGTCGAGCAGCGCCTGCCGTGCCGCATAGAGCTGCCGCTGCGAATCCAGCAACTCCAGCCGCCCCTCGACACCCGCGCGATAGCGCAGGTTCGACAGGTCGGTGCGGCGTTCGGCCGAGCTGACCACGCGCGTCTGCGCTTCGATCTGGTGGCCGAAGGTTTCGCGCCCGGCGAGGCCGTCGGCGACTTCGCGGAACGCGGTCTGGATCGAGCGTTCGTATTCGGCCACCGCGCTGGACTTGCGCACTTCCGCGAGGCGCAGCTCGGCGCGCAGCCGGCCGCCCTGGAAGATCGGCACCGAGACCTGCGGTGCGAAGCTCCACACGTTCTGGCCGCCGGCGAACAGGCTGCCCATCGCCGGGCTGAGGAAGCCGATCGACGAGGTCAGCGACAGGCGCGGGAAAAACGCGGCGCGCGCGGCGCCGATGTCCGCATTCGCGGCGACGAGATTCTGTTCGGCCTGCTGGATATCCGGGCGGCGGAACAGCAGTTCGGACGGCAGGCCGGCCGGCAGTTGCGTCATCACCGGCTGTTGGTGCAGCGGCAGCGCGTCGGGCAGATCCTTCGGCGGCTCGGTGCCGAGCAGCAGGCGCAGCGCGTTGCGCGCCTGTTCGACGGCACGCGTGCGTGCTTCCAGATCGGCGGTGGCGCTCGCGACCTGGCCTTCGGCCTGCGCGATGTCGACACCGCTCGCCTGATGCGCTTCCTTGAGGCGTCGTGCGAGATCGAGCGACTGCTGCCAGTCGCCGAGCGTGCGCTCGGACAACCGGCGCTGCTCCTGGGCGAGGCGTTCCGCGAAATACGCGTCCGCCACCGCGCCGACGAGCGAGATCTGCACCGCGCGGCGGCCGTGATCGGTCGCGAGGTAGCGCGCGAATGCCGCATCCGACTGCGACTTCACGCGGCCGAACAGGTCGATCTCGAACGCGCTGATGCCGACGTTCACGCCGTACTGGGTTTGCGTCGTTTCGAACAGCGGCGGGTTCGACTGCGGGTCGGCCGCCGTGCGCTGGCGCGTGAAGTTCGCGCCGGCACCGATGGACGGCAGGCGCGCCGAGCGCTGAATGCCGTACTGCGCTTCGGCGGCGTCGACATTCAGCGCCGCGAGGCGCAGGTCGCGGTTGTTGTCGAGCGCGATCTCGATCAGGCGCTGCAGGCGGCGGTCGCCGAACATCGTGCGCCAGCCGAGATCGGCCGCGTTCGCGTGCTGATCGGCGGCCGCGGCGGCCGTGTAGGCCGTCGGCACCGGCATTGCCGGTTTGACCAGCGTCGGCGCCATCGAACACGCCGACAGGGCAAGGGCAAGAACGAGGGGAAGAACAAGCAATCGCATGGCATCAACCTTCCTGTCCGTGATTCGGGGTAGCAGGCTGCTTGCGGGAGGCCCGCCATGCGGAGATACGCTCCTGGATACTCATCACGAACACAAAGAAAACGGGGACGAAGAAAATGGCCAGCACGGTGGCGGTCACCATGCCGCCGAACACGCCGGTACCGATCGCGTGCTGCGTCTCGGCGCTCGCGCCGGTCGCGATCATCAGCGGGACGACGCCGAGGCCGAACGCGAGGGAGGTCATCAGGATCGGGCGCAGGCGCAGCTTCGACGCCTGCACGGCCGCTTCGATCAAGCCCTTGCCTTCGTCGCGCAACTGCTTCGCGAATTCGACGATCAGGATCGCGTTCTTTGCGGACAGGCCGATCACGGTGATCATCCCGACCTTGAAGAACACGTCGTTCGGCAATCCGCGCAGCAGCACCGCGCCGATTGCACCGATCAGGCCGAGCGGCACCACCAGCATCACCGACAGCGGAATCGACCAGCTCTCGTACAGCGCGGCCAGCACCAGGAACACGACGATCATCGACAGCACCATCAGCATCGGCGCCTGCGACGCCGACTGGCGTTCCTGCAGCGACTGCCCGGTCCATTCGACCGCGAAGCCGGGCGGCAATTGCGCGGCGAGACGCTCCATCTCGGCCATGGCCGCGCCGCTCGACTGGCCGGGTGCGGCACCGCCCGAAATACGCGCGGACGGGTAGCCCTGGAAGCGCACCATCTGCAGCGGCGTGTCGGTCCAGACCGGGCGGACCATTTCGGACAGCGGGACCATACCGCCGGCCGCGTTGCGCACGTAGAGCTTCATCACGTTGTCGATCTGCATGCGCGCCGGCGCATCGGCCTGGATGATCACCTGCTGCATGCGGCCCGCGTTCGGGAAGTCGTTCACGTAGGTCGAGCCCATCGCGGTCGACAGCGTGTCGCTGAGCGTCGTGAACGACACGCCGAGCGCTTGCGCCTTCGCACGATCGATCTCCAGGCGCACGCTCGTGCCGGCCGGCAGACTGTCCGGATACACGCCCGTCACGATCCTGCTTTGCGCGGCCAGTCCGAGCAGCTTCGCTTCGGCCGCCTTGAGCGCGGCCTCGCCCTGGTTGGCGCGGTCCTCGAGGCGCATCGTGAAGCCCGAGCTGTTGCCCATTTCGTCGATCGCCGGCGGCAGCAGGCTCATCACCGCACCTTCGGTCGCACCGGCCATCGCCTGCTGGGCGAGCATGCTTTCCTCGAGCGTCGACGAGCCGCCGCGGTTCTTCCAGTCCTTGAGCACCGCCCAGTTCAGCGCGGCGTTCGAGCCCTGGCCGGAGAAGCCGTAGCCCATCACGGAAATGTTCGACTGGATCGCAGCGCGGGAAGCAAGATGCCTCTCCAGCTTCTTGACGACGTCATGCGTGCGCTCGGTGGTCGCGTCGGCGGGCAGCAGGAAGCTGGTCATGAAGTAGCCCTGGTCCTCGTCGGGCAGGAACGACGACGGCAGGTTCTTGAAGCCGAACACCAGCGCGCCCGCGATCGCGACGAACAGCAGCATCATGCGACCCGTGCGGCGGACCAGGCGGCCGACGCGCGTCTCGTACCATTTCGTCAGGCGGTCGAAGCGGCGGTTGAACCAGCCGAAGAAGCCGCGCTTCTCGTGATGACCCGGTTCGAGCGGCTTGAGCATCGTCGCGCACAGGGCCGGCGTGAGCGTCAGCGCGAGCAGCGCCGAGAACAGGATCGACACGGCCATCGACAGCGTGAACTGCTTGTAGATCACGCTGACCGAGCCGCTCGACATGGCCATCGGAATGAACACGGCGGTCAGGACGAGCGTGATGCCGACGATGGCGCCCGTGATTTCCTTCATCGCCTTCGACGTCGCTTCCTTCGGCGACAGGCCTTCCTCGGCCATCAGGCGCTCGACGTTCTCGACGACGACGATCGCGTCGTCGACGATGATGCCGATTGCGAGCACCATGCCGAACATCGTCAGCACGTTGATCGAGAAGCCCGTCATCGCCATGATCGTGAACGTGCCGAGCATCGCGACCGGTGCGACGATGGCCGGAATCAGCGTGTAGCGTACGTTTTGCAGGAACAGGTACATCACGAGGAACACGAGCACCATCGCCTCGATCAGCGTGTGCAGCACCTTCTCGATCGAGATCTTGACGAACGGCGACGTATCGAACGGAATCGAGTAGGTCATGCCCGACGGCATCGCCTTGCTCAGTTCGGCCATCCGGGTACGCACGGCATCGGCGGTCTTCACCGCATTCGCGCCCGGCGAGAGCAGCACGCCGGCGAGGGTGGCCGGCTTGCCGTTCTCGCGGTTCACGAAGCCGTAACCCTGCGAGCCGAGCTCGACGCGAGCGACGTCGCCGAGCACTACCCTGGAGCCGTCCGCGTTCGCGCGCAGTACGACGGCCGCGAATTCTTCCGGCGTCGTGAGCTGGCCCTGGACGGTGAGCGGCACGCTCACGCGCTGGCCCGGCAGCGCGGGCGACGCGCCGAGGCTGCCCGGCGCGATCTGTACGTTCTGCTGGCCGATCGCGGTCGTCAGGTCGCTCATCGACAGGCCGTAGTCGATCAGCTTCTGCGGATTCACCCACACGCGCATCGCGCGTTCGGAGCCGAACAGCTGCACGCGGCCCACGCCGTCGATCCGGCGCAGCTCCTCGGCCACGCTGCGCGCCATGTAATCGCTGAGCGCGCCTTCGTCGAAGCGGCCGCTGTCGGAACGCAGGCCGACGAGCATCAGGAAGCCGGACGTCGCGGATTCCACGATCACGCCGTTCTGGCGCACGACCGACGGCAGGCGCGGCTCGACTGTCTTGAGCTTGTTCTGCACGTCGACCTGCGCCATCGCCGGATCGGTGCCGGGCTTGAACGTCACCGTGATCTGCGCGCTGCCGGACGTGTCGGCCGACGATTCGAAGTAAAGCAGGTTCTTGACGCCGGACAGTTCGCGTTCGATGAGGCTCAGCACGCCGTCGTTCATCGTCTGCGGCGTGGAGCCGGGGTAGGTTGCGGTAATCGTGACGGTCGGCGGCGCGACCGACGGATAGCGCGCGATCGGCAGTTGCGGGATCGCGATCAGCCCCATCAGGATGATGAAGAGGGCGATCACCCACGCAAAGACCGGGCGGCGGATAAAGAATTCAGCCATGAAAGGAGGCTCCCTGTGACTCAGTGCGCGGACGCGGTGGCGGCCGCGTCAGGCGACTTCCAGTCGGTTGCGGCGGTCGATGCGCCATCGATCAGGCGCTCCATGCCTTCGACGACGATCTTCTGCCCCGCCTGCAGGCCCGACTTGATGCGATAGCTGCGGTTCGTCAGCTCGCCGACTTCGACGGCCTTCAGATGTGCGGTGCCCTTCGCGTCGAGCACCCAGACCTGCGGTTTGCCGCCGGCGCGCACGATGGCCTGCTGCGGCACCGTCAGCGCGTTCGCGTAGTGCGCGCGCGGAATGCGGGCGCGCACGTACATGCCCGGCAGCAGTTGGCGCTTCGGGTTGTCGACCAGCACGCGCACCAGCACGTCGCCGGTGCCCGGGTCGACGTTGATGCCCGAGAACAGCATGCGGCCCTTCACGTCGTAGCGCGTGTCGTCGCCGCGCAGCACGTCGACCGGCAGGCCGTTGCCCGTGCTTTCCGGCTGCGACGCGAGCGCGCCGCGCAGCGATTCGAGCGACACGGCCGGCTGGCGCACGTCCACGTAGACCTGGTCGATCTGCTGGATGCGCGCCATCGGCTGGCTGTCGGTGCTGGCGACCAGCGCTCCCTCGGTCACGAGCGCCTGGTCGATGCGGCCGGTGATCGGGGCTTCCACCGCCGCGAATTTCAGGTCGAGCTGGCGGCGCGCGAGCGTCGCGCGGGCCTGGGCGACGTCGGCGGCCGCCTGGTCGCGCTGCGACACGGCGTCGTCGTACACCTGGCGGCTGATTGCATCGGCTTCGACGAGCGGCTTGAAGCGCGCCGTCTGCACCTTCGCGCGCTCGAGTGCGGCCTGCGCGCGCTGCAGCGACGCCGAGGCCGTATCCATGTCGGCCTTGAACGGCGCCGGATTGATCTGGAACAGCGGCTGGCCCGTACGCACTTCGGTGCCTTGCTCGAACAGCCGGCGCTGCACGATCCCGCTGACCTGCGGCCGGATCTCGGCGGTCCGCACGGCCGCGACACGGCCCGGCAGGTCTTCGGTCACGTCGAGGCGCGAGGCTGTCAGCGTCATCGCCGCAACCGGGGTGGCCGGTGCGGCGGCCTGCTGCTCGGAGGGCCCGCAACCCGCCAGCATCGCCGCCACCAGCGCGCATACGGCGCCGTAGCAGCATCGTTCTTGATTCTTCATAGCGACTCCAGGAAGCGCAGGCAGCCCACTGCCTGCTTTGACCGGGCGGAGTTTGCGTCGAATAGTTGGCGTCTTTGATGCGGAAAGATGGAGATTCGATGGAGCGGGCGAAAGGCGCGGAAATGAAGGTGTCGGCGGGCGTTGCAATGCTCTGGCGAATGGGCGATTGCTGCCGCCTGGGCGTGGCCGATCGCTATCTGGATCCGGCACTGGCGGCGCGCGATATCGAAGCGGATCTCGGCAGCGGATGGCGCGCCATTTCGCGGGTACGGGAGGTTCGATCGGCGCCGCGCTACTGTCCGGCACCGGCGCGCCGCAGTGCATCCGCGGCTTCCGTGTTGTCGTGCGTCAGCGCGAGCCGCAGCAGCGACTGGCCGCGCCGATCGACATGGTTCGGATTCGCGCCGTGCGCGACGAGTAGCGGGATCAGCTCGAAACGATTGAACAGCGTTGCGAACCCCAGCGCGGTTTCGCCGGCGCCGTTCGTCTGGTCGATCGGGCAACGCGTGTCGAGCAGGCGCCGCGCGATGTCGGGTTCGTTCTTGAAGAGAGCGCCCATCAGCGCGGTGTTGCCGTGGCGATCGCCGGCGCACGCGTTGGCGCCGGCCGACAGCAGGTAGTCGAGCGCGGCGGGCTGGCCGTCGTAGGACGCGAGTATCACGGCCGTATAGCCGCGGCTGTCGGTGGCGTCGATCGGATAACCGGCGTCGTGCAATGCACGCAGGATGTCGACGCGTCCGACGCGGGCCGCGTCGAACCAGTCGCCGTCATAACGGCGCAGCGCGGCGGGATCGGCTTTGGAATACGCCGGTTGGTCTGGAAGTTGCGCGCAGCCGGCGATCGCGGCCAGCGCCAGGGCCGCTGCGGTCGCGCGGATCGTGCGTGTCAGGCGTTCTGATCGCATGGGGATGTCCTGATGAAGGGGTAAGGTCGACGTGCGCGGCGCAACCCTGCACGTCGACGGCGACCGGAGTCGCGGGATCAGTCCTCGTTCAGCTTCGCCGCGAGCGACTGCACCTGCTGAACGTTCGCGTGAACGGCTTGCGCGAGACGCGTGCCGTAGTCGGCGTCGGCCTTGTAGAAGTACGACAGCATCGCGTACTGGTTGCGCGCGTTCGTCACCTTGCCGAGATCGCCGGACAGCGCGGTGATCAGGTCATCCTTGTCCTGCTGCGACAGGCCGCGGTAGTACTCGCCCGCCTGACGGAACAGCAGCTTCTTGCGGATCGCTTCCTGCTGCGTCGTTCCGGCGAGCGTCGTGCGTACGGACTTGTACTGCGGATCCTGCGCGAGCTCGTGCAGCGTCGACGGTTCGTAGTTCACCTCGCCCTTGCGGTCGCCGGCGTTCATCTTGCCGTCCTGGTTGTTGTTGACCACCGGTACGGCGGGCCGGTTGATCGGCAGGTCCATGTAGTTCGAGCCGAGCCGGTACAGCTGCGTGTCGGCGTACGCGAACAGGCGATCCTGCAACATCCGGTCTTCGGACGGCTCGATGCCCGGCACGAGCCGCGACGGCGCAAACGCCGATTCCTCGGTCGACTGGAAGTAGTTGTCGGGCACGCGGTTCAGCGTCATCGTGCCGATCTTGCGTTCAGGGACGCCGGTCCAGACCTTCGTGTCGTCCAGCGCATCGAAGTCGAAGCGGTTCAGGTCCTTCGGCGTGAGCACCTGCACGTACAGATCCCACTTCGGGTAGTCGCCTTGCTTCAGCGCGCCGTACAGGTCGTTCGTCATCATGTTCCAGTCGCGCCCGATCGACGCGGCGATGTCCTGCGGACGCAGGCCGTGCACGCCTTGCTGGCTTTTCCAGTGGAACTTCACGTAGTGCACGTCGCCGTGCGCATTGACGAACTTGAACGCATGCACGGCAAAGCCGTCCATGTGGCGATACGAATCGGGCATGCCGGCATTCGTGTACAGCATCGTCAGCATGTGCGTCGCTTCGGGCGTGTTCGCGAAGAAGTCGAATGCGAGGTTCGGATCCTGCACGCCGGTTACGGCGCTCGGCTTGTTCGCGTGAACGAAGTCGGGGAACTTGATGCCGTCGCGAATGAAGAACACGGGCCAGTTGATGCCGACCATGTCCCAGTTGCCCTGCTGCGTATAGAACTTTACCGCGAAGCCGCGCGGGTCGCGCGCCTGTTCGGGCGAGCCGCGGGAGCCCATCACGGTGGAGAACCGCACGAATACCGGCGTGCGGGTGCCAGGCGTGAAGACCTTCGCTTTCGTCAGGTCCGAGATGTCGGCGGTCGGCACGAACTCGCCGAATGCGCCGGTGCCGCGCGCATGCACGACACGTTCCGGAATGCGCTCGCGATCGAAGCGCTGCAGTTTTTCGATGAGCGCGGAGTCCTGCAGGAGCACGGGGCCGGCAGGGCCGGCCGTCTGCGAATTCTGGTTGTCGCCGACGGGCGCGCCCGAGTCCCGGGTGAGTTCGGCGGCGTACGGAGACGCGGAGAACGCAACGCAGATTGCGGCGACTGCGTGTCTCAGCACGCGATGGGAGGATGAGGACATGACGATGGAACTCCTTGAATCCGATCGGTGGTGGGGAAACCGACTGAATTAGAAGAGATCGTCAGACGATTGGCTAATTGATATTGGATATGTTTTCGATAGCCGCGGCGTCGGTGCGGGGCGGGCCCGGTCGTTGCGGAAGAAACGAATAGTGTTGTGCGCGCAATGCGTTATTGCGCGGCGAATGATGCCGCGGTCGTGCATGTATCGCGCAGGCATCGTCAACCCGCGCCCGCCTGCCGTCCGAGCCCGAGGCTCTTCTGCAGCGACACGTAATCCTCGATCGGTTCGGCTTGCCCGGCAATCACGTTCTGCTGCGCGGATAGCGCTCCGCGTTGCGTATCGAGCAGGTCGATCATCGACGCGGCGCCCGCGCGATAGCGTTCGTCCATCAGCGAGCGGGAATGCACGGCCGATGTTTGCACCATGGTGAGCGTAACGACGTCGGTGCCCATAGCGCTGCAGTGCGGTGTTCGCATCCTGCAGCGCGCCGAGCACCGCCTTCTGGTAATTCACTTTCGCTTCGTCGCGCGACGAAGCCCGCCGCGTGTTGACCGCCGCGCGCCGTTAGCCGCTGCCGGTCAGCTCGGCTTGCGCTCCGGTTCGCCGGCCGACGGCGGCCGGGCCGCCGTTGCGGCGGCATTGCCGTTGCGGGTGTTGCTGCCGCTTTCGCCTTCGTCCTCGCTTTCGCCGTTGCCTTCCGGCCGCGATCCATCGGCGTACGCAACGAGGCTGCGTTGCGGATTGGCGATCCGGATGCCGCGTTCGCGGAACGTCTCCGCGATCCGCCGGTTGAATTCACGCTGCACGCTCCAGCGCGTCGAGTCCGTGCACTGCATCTGCCCCGCGAGCGCAACGGCCGCGCCGTCGACCTGGTCGATGCCCCAGTAGCTGAAGTCGGACAGGATGCCGTCTTGGTACTTCGGATCGTCGCGCAATGCGGTGCCGATCTCCTTGAGCGTCGCGATCGCGCGATCGATGTCCTCGCCGTACGCGATGCTGACCTTGACGGCCGCGTTGCCGAGCCCGCGATTCGTATTGTTGACGGTCGTCACCGAGCTGAACGGAATCGTGTACAGCGACCCGTCGCCCGCGCGCAGCCGCACGGTGCGGATCGACAGGTATTCGACCGTGCCCGACACGCCGGCGAGCGTGACCCAGTCGCCGACCTGCATCGCGTTTTCCATCAGCAGGAAGATGCCGGTGATGAAATCCTGCACGAGCTTCTGCGAGCCGAAGCCGAGCGCGACGCCGAAGATGCTGGCGCCGGCCAGCAGCGGGCCGACGTTTACGCCGAGTTCGCTGAGGCCCGTCAGCACGACGACCAGCGCGATCATCACGAACAGCAGCGAGCGCAGCATCGGCAGCAGCGTGCGCAGCCGCGCCGCGCGCACGAGATTGCCTTCGCGGGTCCAGCGCTGCAGACGGCGCTCGATCGCGATGTTCGCGGCTTCCCATACGACGAGCGCGACGATGGCCGCGATCGCGATCGTCACCAGCGCCGACGCGAGCCGATGGCCGATCGTGCCGGTCTCGAACGCGCGGAAGATCGGCACGCCCCAGATCTGCAACAACAGCACGACCGTCACGATGCCGAGCGCGCCCGATACGATCCGGCGCAGCAGCGGGTAGTAGCGGTACGCGTGCAGATGGACGAGCGTGCGGTCTTCGTCGCGGCGCTGGAACAGCCGCGCGAGCGCGCCGAACACGACGATCGACACGATCCGCATGCCGATCATCGCGGCGATCGAACGGCCGCCGAGCGTGATCAGCACGCGGTAGCCGTTGTGGACGTCGAGCGCCCACACGAACCACAGCGCCATCACGATGAATACCGACACGGGCGCCCAGGCGTCCGCGAGCGCGTTGCCGATTACCGCGAAGGTCGGCCGGTCCGCGCCGGCTGCACGGATCCGCGCGGCGACCGGCCGGCGGCACTGCAGGATCAGCGCCGCGATCATCACGTGCCCGACGAGCGCGACCGCTTTCAGCAGCGCGACGTGACCGGCCTCGCTGAGGCCGATGTTCGCGGCGATCTCGACCGCGGCCGTGCACACGCCGACCACGATCACGATCCGCGCGATCGAGCGTTGCGCGAAGTCGGCCCATGCATCGCTGATGTGCAGCAGCCGCAATTGCCGCGCATCGGG
Encoded proteins:
- a CDS encoding response regulator; amino-acid sequence: MTNSLILIAEDEPEISDILDSYLTHDGFRTYRVADGQAVLDVQPHLKPDLILLDVKMPQKNGWDVLAELRRRCNTPVVVITAFDRDLDRLQALRSGADDYIVKPFNPAEVVARLRAILRRAGKPPTARMLRVGDLEIDTESYLARVRTESAEVQIALTLTEFRLLAYMARSPSRVFTRGELLDACMADVSVMERTIDSHICRLRRKLEQAGAPGMPEVMRGVGYRLRGAQ
- a CDS encoding efflux transporter outer membrane subunit; this translates as MRLLVLPLVLALALSACSMAPTLVKPAMPVPTAYTAAAAADQHANAADLGWRTMFGDRRLQRLIEIALDNNRDLRLAALNVDAAEAQYGIQRSARLPSIGAGANFTRQRTAADPQSNPPLFETTQTQYGVNVGISAFEIDLFGRVKSQSDAAFARYLATDHGRRAVQISLVGAVADAYFAERLAQEQRRLSERTLGDWQQSLDLARRLKEAHQASGVDIAQAEGQVASATADLEARTRAVEQARNALRLLLGTEPPKDLPDALPLHQQPVMTQLPAGLPSELLFRRPDIQQAEQNLVAANADIGAARAAFFPRLSLTSSIGFLSPAMGSLFAGGQNVWSFAPQVSVPIFQGGRLRAELRLAEVRKSSAVAEYERSIQTAFREVADGLAGRETFGHQIEAQTRVVSSAERRTDLSNLRYRAGVEGRLELLDSQRQLYAARQALLDLRRSELGNAVALYKALGGGLTEQDVAPSTSVVQN
- a CDS encoding multidrug efflux RND transporter permease subunit; this translates as MAEFFIRRPVFAWVIALFIILMGLIAIPQLPIARYPSVAPPTVTITATYPGSTPQTMNDGVLSLIERELSGVKNLLYFESSADTSGSAQITVTFKPGTDPAMAQVDVQNKLKTVEPRLPSVVRQNGVIVESATSGFLMLVGLRSDSGRFDEGALSDYMARSVAEELRRIDGVGRVQLFGSERAMRVWVNPQKLIDYGLSMSDLTTAIGQQNVQIAPGSLGASPALPGQRVSVPLTVQGQLTTPEEFAAVVLRANADGSRVVLGDVARVELGSQGYGFVNRENGKPATLAGVLLSPGANAVKTADAVRTRMAELSKAMPSGMTYSIPFDTSPFVKISIEKVLHTLIEAMVLVFLVMYLFLQNVRYTLIPAIVAPVAMLGTFTIMAMTGFSINVLTMFGMVLAIGIIVDDAIVVVENVERLMAEEGLSPKEATSKAMKEITGAIVGITLVLTAVFIPMAMSSGSVSVIYKQFTLSMAVSILFSALLALTLTPALCATMLKPLEPGHHEKRGFFGWFNRRFDRLTKWYETRVGRLVRRTGRMMLLFVAIAGALVFGFKNLPSSFLPDEDQGYFMTSFLLPADATTERTHDVVKKLERHLASRAAIQSNISVMGYGFSGQGSNAALNWAVLKDWKNRGGSSTLEESMLAQQAMAGATEGAVMSLLPPAIDEMGNSSGFTMRLEDRANQGEAALKAAEAKLLGLAAQSRIVTGVYPDSLPAGTSVRLEIDRAKAQALGVSFTTLSDTLSTAMGSTYVNDFPNAGRMQQVIIQADAPARMQIDNVMKLYVRNAAGGMVPLSEMVRPVWTDTPLQMVRFQGYPSARISGGAAPGQSSGAAMAEMERLAAQLPPGFAVEWTGQSLQERQSASQAPMLMVLSMIVVFLVLAALYESWSIPLSVMLVVPLGLIGAIGAVLLRGLPNDVFFKVGMITVIGLSAKNAILIVEFAKQLRDEGKGLIEAAVQASKLRLRPILMTSLAFGLGVVPLMIATGASAETQHAIGTGVFGGMVTATVLAIFFVPVFFVFVMSIQERISAWRASRKQPATPNHGQEG
- a CDS encoding efflux RND transporter periplasmic adaptor subunit, with product MKNQERCCYGAVCALVAAMLAGCGPSEQQAAAPATPVAAMTLTASRLDVTEDLPGRVAAVRTAEIRPQVSGIVQRRLFEQGTEVRTGQPLFQINPAPFKADMDTASASLQRAQAALERAKVQTARFKPLVEADAISRQVYDDAVSQRDQAAADVAQARATLARRQLDLKFAAVEAPITGRIDQALVTEGALVASTDSQPMARIQQIDQVYVDVRQPAVSLESLRGALASQPESTGNGLPVDVLRGDDTRYDVKGRMLFSGINVDPGTGDVLVRVLVDNPKRQLLPGMYVRARIPRAHYANALTVPQQAIVRAGGKPQVWVLDAKGTAHLKAVEVGELTNRSYRIKSGLQAGQKIVVEGMERLIDGASTAATDWKSPDAAATASAH
- a CDS encoding ankyrin repeat domain-containing protein; amino-acid sequence: MRSERLTRTIRATAAALALAAIAGCAQLPDQPAYSKADPAALRRYDGDWFDAARVGRVDILRALHDAGYPIDATDSRGYTAVILASYDGQPAALDYLLSAGANACAGDRHGNTALMGALFKNEPDIARRLLDTRCPIDQTNGAGETALGFATLFNRFELIPLLVAHGANPNHVDRRGQSLLRLALTHDNTEAADALRRAGAGQ
- a CDS encoding catalase, whose protein sequence is MSSSSHRVLRHAVAAICVAFSASPYAAELTRDSGAPVGDNQNSQTAGPAGPVLLQDSALIEKLQRFDRERIPERVVHARGTGAFGEFVPTADISDLTKAKVFTPGTRTPVFVRFSTVMGSRGSPEQARDPRGFAVKFYTQQGNWDMVGINWPVFFIRDGIKFPDFVHANKPSAVTGVQDPNLAFDFFANTPEATHMLTMLYTNAGMPDSYRHMDGFAVHAFKFVNAHGDVHYVKFHWKSQQGVHGLRPQDIAASIGRDWNMMTNDLYGALKQGDYPKWDLYVQVLTPKDLNRFDFDALDDTKVWTGVPERKIGTMTLNRVPDNYFQSTEESAFAPSRLVPGIEPSEDRMLQDRLFAYADTQLYRLGSNYMDLPINRPAVPVVNNNQDGKMNAGDRKGEVNYEPSTLHELAQDPQYKSVRTTLAGTTQQEAIRKKLLFRQAGEYYRGLSQQDKDDLITALSGDLGKVTNARNQYAMLSYFYKADADYGTRLAQAVHANVQQVQSLAAKLNED
- a CDS encoding mechanosensitive ion channel family protein; translated protein: MRHFLLGWLLAAVVSAAHAAAPAPAAASAASGTAPALTPQQARQALDVLENPRDRAQVETTLRAIAAVGALSAPAVTASEAAAASGASAAAAPAALTSNGLASMLVRQGARWTTEIGSALKESLRSLLDVGSVGSWWHDKLVRADGRADLSRAIWIIVAVLVPAFLFEWFAKRLLRRALAALAARRADSAHGTAPDAVTSDDDNAPPPESSAPPDAAHAPDTAPTSSQGRGDAQRHTTLLHRMPRALVSLALRAVPLLVFVGVASLTMSMIGDAGTPIESALESLIDIYVIGRLVTIVSRLFFQPDARQLRLLHISDAWADFAQRSIARIVIVVGVCTAAVEIAANIGLSEAGHVALLKAVALVGHVMIAALILQCRRPVAARIRAAGADRPTFAVIGNALADAWAPVSVFIVMALWFVWALDVHNGYRVLITLGGRSIAAMIGMRIVSIVVFGALARLFQRRDEDRTLVHLHAYRYYPLLRRIVSGALGIVTVVLLLQIWGVPIFRAFETGTIGHRLASALVTIAIAAIVALVVWEAANIAIERRLQRWTREGNLVRAARLRTLLPMLRSLLFVMIALVVVLTGLSELGVNVGPLLAGASIFGVALGFGSQKLVQDFITGIFLLMENAMQVGDWVTLAGVSGTVEYLSIRTVRLRAGDGSLYTIPFSSVTTVNNTNRGLGNAAVKVSIAYGEDIDRAIATLKEIGTALRDDPKYQDGILSDFSYWGIDQVDGAAVALAGQMQCTDSTRWSVQREFNRRIAETFRERGIRIANPQRSLVAYADGSRPEGNGESEDEGESGSNTRNGNAAATAARPPSAGEPERKPS